Below is a genomic region from Miscanthus floridulus cultivar M001 chromosome 1, ASM1932011v1, whole genome shotgun sequence.
tctttttttctttctagggtttctcacaagggtaagttttacctagaaaggtttttaatgagacagcaTTGCACAAACAGCTTATTTTGATATTATGATAATATCTCTCTTATGTCCTATTGTCTGTGAAATGGAATCTGTGAACTATGAAAGtgaaacacttagaaaatttgatgAAAAAAGAGAGGTTTTTTGGCAGCCGAGCCATGGGCCGACACGGCCTGGTGAAATTGGCCGTGCTCACTGGGCGGCACGGCACAGAAAAATAGCCCGTGGGCCGTGCCTTGGGCCAGAGGCGCGGCACGAGCACGGCAGCGGCACGGCACGGTGGCCTGTGCAGGCACGACGCCAcgtcggcacggcacggcccgccgGGCCATCGGGCCGGGCCAGCACGGCCCGATGGCCATCTataggtacaagcggggcgtgtgttttcgggacaCCTAGTTGGGCACATTGGTTTGCGAATCACCGCCGAATCGGTATGACTTGTCTTGcttctagcatcgtagtaagaactgaaagttgaaagaagaagaaatggaacagattgctcaactcttgcttgaaagtaaaaCATGTGCTTAATAGactagatagataataacttaatacgactgataatcataacataaataaggactcactattagtattgctttttgctaaaagaaaaccagcaaactatgaagcttatcatattccttggagtcaggaaattattcccactagtcggataagtcttgcgagtacattgtgtactcagggtttatttaccactgttgcaggtgatgcatgagaagtacctttgtgtggaggattcctctggtgggctcagacggaacctcgttcttatcgctagatgtttattttaaattccgttgttgatcattccgcactctgacatttggtaatgtaataatgtaatttttaagaaactcggatgtatgagatggacatgtattgtaactcgttctcattattggatcctcaataaaaatgtggatcttttgggttctcccttggggtgtgcccgatggataccgcccgctgtagcttgctttcggggtgcttagtgcctgatggaaggcgagcatctccgtaaacatgttatttcgggcggtttaCCACAGCTGGCGAGTGGCGACAGCAACACGGACCGCGGACGCGTGGTCAAGCACGAGGAGGGCACATCGCACACCTTGGCAGGCTAGCAGCAGCGGGCGCCACGTAAGCTGGCATCAAGGATCGGTGGTAGGGTGTTCATGGGTTGAGCAACTCAACAGAACCAACCCATTGTTATAAAAAAAATAGAACCAACCCATCGATCCATAGCAATCTAGTCCACGGAAAGATTACCAGACCTCATTTGCCACGCTTATTATATTTATCTCGACAACACACAGAGATTAAAATAAATATGGGTGTGGCCAGAGACTTTATTTGAGTTAGATCGGATTGAGTACTTGGTTAGATTAGATTGAGTTAGACCTCTAGGTTTCACATAATCGTAGATCATTCCACTTTCACACGTATCACCTTGAATTCGCGGAGCGTTCTAGTCGATATGCCTCATAATTAGACTCCACGACTCCGGTTGTAGATTGGGACCATTGTAGCTAGTTCGCGGCCAAGTCCTCGTCACTGGTTAACCGAACACTCCCGGCGCCCGCCTCGCACCACCAGGAGTCCAGGAATAGAATTTCAACGTCGCTGTGTGCATGCTTCTTGGCATGAAGCCacgttgctacagtaaacatttgtagaggcggctcatgGGTATTTGTTAGGGCGGTTCAGCCAACCGCTCGTACCAAAGCGTGCCTACAAATAACCGATTTATAGGGACGGATCGTCAGGGGCGGCTCATGATTTATGGCCgcctgtcgatacgggacccatggggtttcccacagagaagagagaagaagacctagtccaactaggattccctacatgtaatcctactagaactagttacatataatcctactaggatctctactttgtaaccgactaggactcccgcctctcctagactatataaaggagggcaggggtccctagatcggggggacagacataaccgacagaactcacaaccacaacaaatagcgcagggcgcaatatactatccaccccacactAGACGTAGGGCGCCATGATTTTCCGGTgtaccaaaccagtataaatcgttgtctccctacgtttaccatcgagttcctgcaaacgccgatacccctccgaacaaatcaccgtcccgggtaccccgtgacgggttgccggtggtaaaacatcgacagctggcgcgccaggtaggggttctcggTGCTTTGTGTTCGAGATCTCGGTGGACCTTAAGATCAAGACATGCCGCGACTTTCGTCGACTCCCGTCGACAACTTGCCGTAGCTCTAGTCGATCTTATCAACAACTCGCCGTGTTCACACTCATCATCACCATCGTTCGAAGAAAAAAGTCGACCGGTCCTACTCCGATCAACACCAGATGCAGGGTTCTCGGCCTCAACGACCACAGATAGATGTGGCACCCGCACGGGAACCTATCAAGGAACGCAAGCACTGTAAGGCTATGAATAGCAAGCTTGCAACACGCAGAAACAATGATTTCTTGCAAAAGTCAACCAAGTCACCGTACAAACCAAAAGGGATTAGCAAGCGTCAATTATGGAAATAGTTTTTGAGCCGCACTCGGATACGACCACCAAGAGTCCAAGACCGTATACAACTGCGTATACATATACGTTTCAAATTGCTTTGAAGCCACGAGCAAGAGAAGGAAGGAAGCATGCAAGCAAGAAAGCACCACACGTCAAGCAAGTATTCTACCAAAGGAATTACATCACACGTCACCATCCATACGACATGCACATATACAACTCATCTTCACGCGGATTCAAGTCCAACCCAGAAGCAAGTCCTACTCCTACTCGAACAAGCAACAGAAGTTCGTACAAGTCCAGAGCCAATTCTATCCAAGACAAGTATCGAATCAGTGCAGAATAGAGGAATATCAGGTTACGACGTTGTACCAAAAGAACTCGACTACATCAAGCGCGGAAGTAGTCCAAGCCTGAAGCGAGCGATCCGTTCGATGACTCTGATCTAGAAACAAATTGTACTGCTACAACTTCGTATACGAATACATCACGGACATGCAAGAAGCTAACAAAcgaagcaagcaagcaaagccaAAAGGTGTTTGTGCATTGATTTATACATACGACATGCTCATACGAGAGAAGGTCAAGAAATACAAGCTACACGGTCAATAAAGAGAAGACCACCTACAGCAAGCCGACAAGTCACGAGCAAGCAACCAAATTCTGGGAACCCGGCAACACGTTCCGAGTTGTTTCGAGTACTCGACATGACAGTCACTTGTCTGGTTAAACTCATCAGCAAACAACTCGGATGAGCTGTCCGACGACTTCATCATGCTGTTCGACTACATCAAGCAAGTTGTCGAcccatgagggtagctaaaagctaacacccgaaacaaaaagcaaaatggctgaaaacatgcctgagcatcccggacgagagcaaaatagctgaaaagacgcttgagctcgccgatgagggtagctaaaagctaacacccgaaacaaaaagcaaaatggctgaaaacatgcctgagcatcccggccgagagcaaaatagctgaaaagacgcttgagcccgccgatgagggtagccaaaagctaacacccgaaacaaaaagcaaaatggctgaaaacatgcctgagcatcctggccgagagcaaaatagctgaaaagacgcttgagcccgccgatgagggtagctaaaagctaacacccaaaacaaaaagcaaaatggctgaaaatatgcctgagcatcccggccgagagcaaaatagctgaaaagacgcttgagcccgccgatgagggtagctaaaagctaacacccgaaacaaaaagcaaaatggctgaaaacatgcctgagcatctcgcccgagagcaaaatagctgaaaagacgcttgagcccgccgatgagggtagctaaaagctaacacctaaaactagtcgaccgaaattaagcttaaaaagaccctctagctcttcgttccgaaaagcaagaggctcgggggctacatccagataggaatattttttcctcagaaaagcacaagcgccactcaagaaagcactcggataccGAAGTTTATGACGTTCGGGAAGCAATAGCGAGCAAAAGATTaagatatatgcatatatacactgAATACACATGCACATACGGATCTGCGTGCATGCAAATGAGGAAGCCATCAATTTACTGGACACATAAATCATGATGGGACACGAACGATCCAACAAGGTGCAAGCACACGTCAAGTCATATGCAGGGCGTCATCACATCTACAACTCCGAAATATCAAAGCCAAATCAAAACCAAGCCACGAGCAGCAAGCCGTCCGAGACCAAAGATAGCAACCTGTCCGTTCGAATGTCCGACTACTTCGAACACACGAGATGTCCAACCGTGCATCAAGACAGATAACAAGCAAACCAAGACTGACTACTCGGCCGAGAAGTCCGAGTACTCGGATATGATTTAAGCAAGAAGAACACGCGATCTACATAACAACTCGGATACGGAAGCCAAGCCAAAAAGTGGAAGGCACACAAGAAAACCCAAAGCTACAGGCTAGACAAAAGtagaaacaacctggtttgatcaaaaaagaacgccgatgaggtacggcaagaaccaagacaagctccGGATTGattagaaaacaacccggatgaggtacatacaaattcagaaagaacccggattgatcagaaaacaacccggatgaggtacatacaagttcagaaaggacCTGgatgaagtgcaaacaacctggaagaggtgcggcaagaaccaagacaagatcagaaagaacccggatgaatcaaaaacaacctggaagaacatttcagaaagaacccagattgataaaaaaacaacccggatgaggtacatacaaattcagaaagaacctggacgaagtgcaaacaacctggaagagggacatcaagaaccagagaagtctagaaacgacctCGTTGAATAAAAAataactcggaagagcatcacggcttagtcaaaaaactaagctcgggggctcggcattcgcttcaactatgctcgggggctcgaattcaaggatgaaagaccaagaatacaagtactcaagactacaacaaagacaatACATCAAGACCCTTtatccgatttctattctaaagaaaagtactcggagaaggctcgggggctacgggatacataaccccaaaaattttttgaagacaagaatctggaccctccaacttttgcaagcaaaagcaagaggctcgggggctacactcagtgagtgcaatttttacaaaaaattgcacccaccgaaaaagaactcggagcaaccaagaagactaaagggaccctctggcttcttgtcccaacaagcaagaggctcgggggctacactcacttaGTGCACTTTtttccaaaagtgcacatcagccgaagaaaagacaaagaagaccatctcaaggtttcacttcaagaagaacctcgAACAGATTTACAACAACTTaaacgaagaccaagaagaacaagaaggcttctgaagctcatccatgagatgctcgggggcttgtcgatacgggacccatggggtttcccacggagaagagagaagaagacctagtccaactaagattccctacatgtaatcctactagaactagttacatataatcctactaggatctctactttgtaaccgactaggactcccgcctctcctagactatataaaggagggcaggggtccctagatcggggggacagacataaccgacagaactcacaaccacaacaaatagcgcagggcgtaatatactatccaccccacactggacgtagggcgccgtgattttTCGGtgtaccgaaccagtataaatcgttgtctccctgcgtttaccatcgagttcctgcaaacgccgatacccctccgaacaaatcaccgtcccgggtaccccgtgacgggttgccggtggtaaaacatcgacaccgcctctacaaatctgtTTCAAAAAATTCTCTAATCTAGGCTAAAAAATTAGCAAAAAAATAATAATCCCAAGACGCACCCATCGGCCTGCTTCGCCTAGGTCGCAATCCTCAACCCACTTTAAATTTAGTgtttgagaccctaaatgaattcaaataaaaagctgtcaactataaagttatataactttttaatatctacaactttcgttttttatgtttctccatccgatgccgtttgaaaaattcgaatttcaaatatTGGAAATTTAGACGTATATATCCACAACTAgacgattttaaatgaaaaagttgtcaactataaaattacataattttttgagatctacaactttcgctttttatttcttcatttgaggtcatttgaaaaattgaaatgtcaaatgtgagaaattcaaacatagtttttcttgacaagatgattttaaataaaaaagttgtcaactataaagttgcataacttttcgagatctacaacttttgtttttgttgtttctctatccgaggtcgtttgaaaaattcaaatttcaaaattgagaaattcaaatatagttttgctagacaaaatgattttcaatgaaaaaattgtcaactacaaagttctataactttttcagatctacaacttttattttggtcatcttttcatgtgactttgtttgaacaatttacaatttgaatttcaaaaaatgactacttcaaacaacattttgaaacagtaaatgatttcaactgaaaaaatcatgaaaataaaagttgtacaactcatcaagatctataagtttattttggtcatttgttcatccgacaaagtggtagTATACATTAATAAAATAAAGTcacataaaaagatgaccaaaacaaTAGCGGTaaaaacacaataaattgatagagcataattatagaatttttttgaaaaaaatcatcaaatttgaatttagTACGAGGGCGAAAGATGTAACacatctggtgttacgagctcgtttagcaccgagatttaagcctaagaaaaattttcgaaacgagtttcttgagtttttaatttaaaatgtacttgaggcgacaagcgaatcctgtgtgacttagtttcgtggactcaaataaatgctcaagttaaattacgcagcgcgtagaaatatttagaaatgtccgataacgattctagcaagtaaatggtgaacagcttgttctgttggattgaacatgaaaacaatttttataaacgaAAATACGATATGactggtatatagtacttaagtaaaattcGGAGCATGATTTTGGTTGCATTTAAAAtatcgagtaacaaactttagtgcCTTAGCCGTATTTGAAAATATAAATAGTCGGCTTGGTAAATGAATATTTGAGAGCTGAAATAATAACGAGAGTGTCGCTGACCACTCGCCCCACCTACCTCGCCGGTACGACACGCGCGTTGATGGATGAGTTGGCCAGGCTGTTGCTGCCGTGTACTGCTCTGCTTGTTTTccctcatcactgccagttccgTCGCTTCACCCTGCGTCTCTTGTCGTGTTCTCTGCTctctgccttgcttgtctctacCTACTGCTCGCATCGTCCTGTTGTGCTGTTGTCTGCCTCTGTGCCGAGCCGAGCAACCGACGTGCCTACGCCTGCACGTGTGCCACTTTCGCTCAGTCACGTCGCAGGTCAATCCGTGCCAGACCTGTCTCTCCCTCCCTTTTTCCTCTGCTGCACCGAGCCCTCGCAGCATCACCGCCAAGCCCCATACTCCTCCCTTTTCTTCTCTGCTGCCGATGGGAGGCGTCCCAACTCCGGCTCGCCCTCCTTGCTCTCTCGCTCGGCCCCCTCCTCTGCTTGCCTCGCGCGGCGCCCCTACCACCAAGTCGCCCCGCGAGTGCGCTGCTCATCCACTGCTGTAGCCCACCATGTCTCCGCCGTCGTCTGCTCGGCCCGCTGCTGCCCGAGCACGCACCGCCCCTTCCTTCCCCGTTCTGGACCGCAGCCGCCGTTGCCGCCGCTGGCGCACCTCGAGCGCGCACTGCTCGATCGCTATCACGCCCCGCCGTCGTCCGTGCCGGCCATCCTGCTGTCGGGAGCCGCTGAGGCACCCGCCGCTGAGCCGCTTCACCCCGACGCGCCCGAGCCGTAGCGCTCCCGCCATGGCCAGCCATCAACGCCGCTACCAGTCACCGCGGGTGCAGGCGCGCCCGAGCCGTGCGTGGCTTCTCATCCTTTCTCCCGCGCGCTGGGGCCCGTGTTGCCGTGCCTTCCTCCCCGTGTGCGTGCGCCGCCGCTGCGTAGCCACCACGCCTAGAGCGCCGTTGCCGCCGTCCGTCCGGCCGGGCCGCTGCTGCCAGCTTGCCGTCGCCACAGCTCGCGCGGGCAGGCTGCCGGGGGCCGACTCGGGTCTTGACGCGGCCTGCCCGTGGTCGTGCGGTCTCCCGTGCCATTTCCTTATACCTTGTTTGCTAAGTTCCCAAAATGTAAACCGTGTTGGCATTTGCTAAATTCTGGAACTTGTACGGGTAATTCATTGCTGCAACTTATCATTTATATTTTATTATGCACAAATAGACGAGAAACAAGAACAAAGCTCATCACATTTTATGAATTATGACTGTGAACTCTAAAAGAAAGCTGTAGGCTCTCAGTTCAGCTGGACAATTATAATCTTTTATAGATTCATTTTCTTTTCAGTGGACCACCTGTCATTATAAAATATATATTCAAGACTTGGGTAGGCTCTATGTTCTTTTTCATTTGTGGTTTGGCAATTGGCATCAGTTCCTAGACATGTACTGATTTGCATCAAGAGTTGTATAGACGTAAGTACTCAAATATAGATAGGAAGTTGTAGGCTCTCAATTCAgctgaacaacaacaacaacaaagcctttaagtcccaaataagttggggtaggctaaagTTGAAATCtagcagaaacaatcaaggttcaggcacgtgaatagctgtttttcaagcactcctatctaaggctaagtctttgggtatattccatcctttcaagtcttcttttattgcctctacccaagtcaacttcggtctttctctgtctctcttcacgttactatcctggcttaggattccactacgcatcgGTGCCTCTGGAGATCTTCGTTGGACATATCTAAACCATCTTAaccagtgttggacaagcttttcttcaattggtgctacccctaatctatcacgtatatcatcgttccgaactcgatcccttcttgtatgaccgcaaatccaatgtaacatacgcatttccgcgacacttatctgttgaacatgttgtcttttcgtaggccaacattctgtaccatacaacatagcaggtctaatcgtcgtcctataaaattgctttttagcttctgtggtacccttttgtcacgtaggacaccagatgcttggcgccacttcatccacgctgctttgattctatggataacatcttcatcaatatccccgtctctctgtagcattgattctaaatatcgaaatgtatccTTCCTATGCACTActtaccttccaaactaatatcttccttcttccgagtagtagtgccgaagtcacatctcatatactcagttttagttctactgagtctaaaacctttggactccaaagtctcccgccataactccaatttttgattcactcatgtccagctttcatcaactagcactatatcgtccgcgaaaagcatacaccaagagaTGTCTCCTTGTATGTCCCTTTTATGTCAATTCAGCTGAACACTAAATCTATTTAGTTAGTGTTGTCACCTCAATTTATTCTTCACTATAATTCGCGACAATAAATCTTCTTAAAAGCTTCACCAAATACTAAATTTCAGATCAAATGCATTTTAATTACTACGACACTACGAGTACAATAAATCATACTAAAGCTCATGGATTCACGTCTTCATCAATCGTGTATTGCtccttcattttttttttgtgaatgaCTATTATTGCTGATTTATCTGTCATGGAATATATATTCCTATCACATTAGTCAAGAAGATGTCTAACACTCTATTGAGCTTCAACACTCTATTGTTTAAACATAGGCCAATAAAATCACATGTTATCAAAGATGGCGCGGCAACGCTGCGCCCATGTTTTCTAGTACCCTCCTATTTATATAGGGTGGGTGGTATTATCCCATTAGAAACGTTTACAACTCTAGAATCTACACGTGTTTCTAAGTTGGACCTGGACTCTGCTAAAATCGGTCTCGCTAGTTACATATTTACATGCATTTGTGGATGGCTCGTATAATATTGCTCTTCTTTAAACAGTCAAATTACTGAATACTGAACGTACAAAAAAAAACCTACACCAATAGATTATAGATGGCATTTTATATTATGATGAAGAAAATAGACACCGAAATTCTCTGTATGATCTGCGCATACATCCAGACCCTCGACCAACTGTCAGCCTCCTTCAGAATACTGAACAGGCATAAAAATACTGAACAGACAGATTCTGGTTTCACAACGTAACATGTAAAGTCAGTTCAGAATTATACACGAGCTCACCGCCTCACCTCAGATGTTGGGTGCAGCTGCCAACTGCGCAAGCGGCAAGCTGTATGCCCGGGAACATTCCCGTTCCCTCAGAACGGCTCAAACTACAAAAGTGAGATGTTTAAAACCCCTTGGCCTCTCTACATTTGATATATCAGCCTACAACTCAAACAGTGCTGTTAAACCGCAGCCACCACATTCCACAGATGTGTCAAAAAAGGCTTAACAAAAGGCAAAAGATGAGACACCTAAGCGGCTGCCGCGGACACACCACCATGTTCTCTTCATGGGTACGGTCTCTTAGCCATCTCCCGGTAAACCATGTCGATGAAATTATCATTCTGCCAAAAGAAAAGATAGTCTCAGCAGAAGTTTCACAGGGAAGATGTGGTGAGCTTTGTTAACAGACATGTTTGTGAAAACGCGATACAAAATTATTCCTGTCGAGAAAGGTTGTACACTTGACAATCCTTGTAGAAATAATTAGGTTggtctagaaaaaaaaaatccttgtaGAAATAACAAGCCTCAGTTGACTGCGAACTCTCAAAAAAATCCTTGCAGAAATAACAAGCCTCAGTTGACTGGCAACGAGCAGAGCCCAAGGAAGTGAGAATACCTGTGCAAGCCTCAGCAGTGCAGCGCGTACTTGCTCTCTTGTTACCACCTGGCTATAAGATGCTGACGGGGTAAGCAATGGCAATGGATTAGGAGGTGGGAATGGTTGAAGCAAGGGCATGCCATATGATGGAACAGGGGACACAGTGGGTAGTGGAAAGGGGTGGAGCAAGGGAGCACTTTTTGGTTGCCGGTCAGCAAAgggaggatgaagtggaggaacAGTAGGCAGTGATGAAGCAGCATTAGCTACTGTTGAATGCGTAGAAGCCATCGGTGCAAGGAGTGGAGGTTTTGAATTTAAAAGACTTGCAGGTTGGATGGTGGTAGAGCTATTGGGTCTATGAGCATCAAAGGCCCTCAGAGTAACTGATGAAGTTCGTGAAGGAAGCAGACTGTGCAGGGAAGAAGAGTGTGGTGCAGTAGAATTATGTGATCCATGACTAGGATAAGGGATAGCCCTGAAAGATTGGTTTGGTTGTACTGCACCTGTTCCACCAATCGTATGTACACATGTGGCTGCCTGTTTGAGGAAATTCATGTAATGGTTAATTTAGATTGCAAACGATCATAATAAATATGAACAGCATTTAAATTAAATTACAGCTATCCAAGAAAAAGAAATACAGCTATAAATGGAAGGGAAGTTTCCTTACCTTCGAAGGGGTTAGGAGGAACTCTTCAACATCGTCATCATCCATGGTAGGTGACGTCGGCTGTTCTAGAGTATCTTCAACTACAGGTAGAGCATATCGCCCAGATGCTGCTTCTGGTTCTTCAAATACACTGTAACAGACATAGTAGGAGAGATAGTTTCAACATAACTCCTAGCCAACTATAGGTGGTGACATTTTGAGTTCAAGGGGATCAATTCAACTAAAAGTCACACTCACACTGTATTTTgtattttctctttctttttcaatAATATATTCAAGCAACTCAATGTTCGTCCCTCTTTTCTTTGAAAAGTATAATAATCAACGTGGTTATTAAACCTCATGGCCTAAAAGGGCTTTAATGCCAAAATTATTTTGCTACTTTTGTATGGGTATCTACCGCAATAATCATACTTTTCAAAGAATGACCATATGTGAAGAGAAAATACTGAGCATGAAATTAGAAATGATTAGTAAAATGAAAATGGGGACACAAAAGGTAAATATAACAAGTAAACATAGCAACTCCTGACTTAAATAATTTTCAGGTACAGCCTTCTTTCCAATGAAAACAGGAGTGCATGCAAATCTGGTATACCTTTTGGAAGAAAGATTTGCCTTGGGTGACGCCCTTGAATATGCATATTCTATCCTATACATTGAATGTGAGGCTAATCAGTATGAATAAAGAAAAGTACATAAAACTTGCA
It encodes:
- the LOC136481724 gene encoding mRNA-decapping enzyme-like protein, whose product is MARSRRGGFGGGGGGVKVTPNLAWDREGTRMLNLSVLRRLDPAVADILITAAHVVAYSFDEGEREWTRKPVEGSLFVVKRNTQPRFQLVIMNRINTENLVEDLLTDFEVEMQVPYLMYHNAADEIIGIWFYDPQECQEVAHLFSRIEYAYSRASPKANLSSKSVFEEPEAASGRYALPVVEDTLEQPTSPTMDDDDVEEFLLTPSKAATCVHTIGGTGAVQPNQSFRAIPYPSHGSHNSTAPHSSSLHSLLPSRTSSVTLRAFDAHRPNSSTTIQPASLLNSKPPLLAPMASTHSTVANAASSLPTVPPLHPPFADRQPKSAPLLHPFPLPTVSPVPSYGMPLLQPFPPPNPLPLLTPSASYSQVVTREQVRAALLRLAQNDNFIDMVYREMAKRPYP